GGTGGCGGATCAGATCCAGACGGTCACTCAGGCGTTTAATTTCGTTCTTTTCGACTTCTTTCATCACATATAGCTCTAAAAACGGGGGAATTACAGGAAGGATACACCAATGTGCGCGGTCTTACTTCTGAAACGCTTTCTTTAAGCTGATTCGGGAAATCAGCTCAGTCAGGGAAAGGACCATTGTTGACCGCATAACCTGTTGATAACGAAGCTTTTGCATCGCATACAGCTCAGGATCGCTGTTATCGAAATGAGGAGCAGGCGGCAGCGCGGTGACGCAATGTAATTCGCCGAAAGGCCCAAGAATTTCGTCATCGGTAAAGGCGTATTCATTGCCGTCGTGATTTAACTCTTCGCGCAGCGCCATCAGCAATTCAGCATCTTCATATTCATGCCTGCTGAGCACGCCAAGGCCATAAATCAGCTTCAGGCGGACTGACAAATCGCCCAGCGGTCCGTCTCCGTCCAGTAACGGTTCTACAGCATATTTTACCGCGTAGTCGTCTTTGCGAAACACCTGAAGAACCAGAATATTGACCGCCTCAGTAAGTAACTCGACGGCAGCAATCAGGAAACTTCGTACGGTTTTGCCAGCATTCAGACGCTCAAGCACACGATTTTCAAAGGCCTGGGTTTGTTCCATTATTGCCTGCATATCTGACAATCTATCCATCGGGCGCAGGGTGACCTGCGCCAGAACCTGCATCATTATTTCGTCGCGTTGTATGCGTTAACCGCCTCCAGCAC
This sequence is a window from Enterobacter sp. 638. Protein-coding genes within it:
- the mtlR gene encoding mannitol operon repressor MtlR; the protein is MMQVLAQVTLRPMDRLSDMQAIMEQTQAFENRVLERLNAGKTVRSFLIAAVELLTEAVNILVLQVFRKDDYAVKYAVEPLLDGDGPLGDLSVRLKLIYGLGVLSRHEYEDAELLMALREELNHDGNEYAFTDDEILGPFGELHCVTALPPAPHFDNSDPELYAMQKLRYQQVMRSTMVLSLTELISRISLKKAFQK